The sequence aaagtagaacaaagcgatcgtaataatgtgtgggtcccacattgctctgttttggatatctctgccatttcaaaaccaattttcatcacataagcGTTAagttcctcatagaattacatgccctttcatatttcataagaggtttctcattttctcaccaaaaatgttagaaacctgaaatttggtctcaacccaaactatacaatccctttaatactAATAGGCTTAATGACCTTGAAGCATTCGTTTTTACGTTGTATATTGCAAGTCACTGTCTCTGTTGAAAGGCGAGAAGAGGACCGTGTTCAGTGACTTACAATGATAGAAGAGGGTACTACATGttggatgagaaaaaaaaaaaacccacacacacacacacacacacacacacacaaccacagacgtacaaaataaaaatccccCAAACAGTCACCTCAAGTCGGGTTTACAGGTGAAAATGCATTCTATGCTTAGAATGAGTATATTCAAACTCATATTGAAGAGACCGGTAAATAGTTAATATGAAATAACTTCAGAGAATAAGAGTCCATGAAAATTAACTTCCACATGCGTTATAATAGgcctatgtaggcctatgtatccAGTTTCAAAAAGCagttatttttatcataatcaaAAATTAATATGAACGCATGCTGAGTGAGACGTTTCTTCTCTATATTAtactaaaacaaacaacagaacaaacaaacaaaaaacgttaTGCCCAGATGAAGATATCAAACTATGAGGTTAACATTAAACGGTCGTAAATGGTCGAAAAATCGACTTGTTATTTTGAATCAAACAACTCGAATGCTAATCAAAACAATTCCCATGTCTCGAAAAATTTGCATTGGGAGTTTGTATACATTGGATAGCCTACTCCTGCGGACTACCACGACCACAAAATGGACTATTATCGCCGGTTCTTGTTAGGTCTCTTCACTGGTCCCCAGTAAACAAAATGTGGCTTCCCTAAACATCTACAATGTGgaataataaaatataaaaatatatgattttttttaattcaatttatttcaacagagtatatatataagaacggtaaaatacaaacattacaaTGAGCGCGCAACTTACATCATGCAAGATGCAATGAATATAAAACGTAGGGGAAGCAATAATAAATGGCCTTTCAAAGGTTGATCCCTGTCAATTAAAAATGGTACAAAACGTTACAGAATATATTGGACTATACAGACGGCAAAAACGTTAATAGGAAAGTGAGATATCTATAACTCATTCATGAGTGTGTCAAACGAGATTACTGAATCAAAAGAAACTGTTAcgttggtggagatgagaattgggcttttaattttattttttttttttttttggtgagattccaagaaaacacttaatagtacagagcataccattttaacagcaattcaaagtttttgtgatgaaaatcgggtttggaatgactgaaacatccaaaaacaaagtaaagcaaagcaatcgtaataaagtgtgggccccacacttaattagaatcgctcttttttggatatctcagccatttcaaaaccaattttcatcaaataaacgtcgaattcctcatagaattacatgctctttcatatttcataaaagatttctcattatttcaccaaaaaaatgttagaaaccagaaattaggtctcaaccaaaactgtacgatctcTTTAAGCGATGAAAGACTAATGGTGCGTCGTCTGGTATAAGTCATTCCACAAAAGAGGGTCAATATACCTGTTAGTACGTCTATAGAaacattgtatttgtataaaATGGAATAATAACTTATTACTCTGACGAGTATTATTAACTGTATATGCAACTCTAGTATTGTTTTCAATGAAGCAGTTGTCTAAAATTTTGGCAAGATATTATTGATATATAGACATATCATGCGAATGTTGGCAGGCAACAATTTTGTTACACAGATAACAATCTTAGTatagttagtttttttttttttaaacaagggcTCTGAATTTACAAAACAATCCAAAATCTGTAAGTTCCTATTATAGATCGGGATgcaattattttcatatttcatgttatttttCATCTATTGTCATCCTCCTATAATGGTGTACAAAATTCATATATCAACTTGCAAGATCGCAACTGCTATAGATCTACTTCACTGACAAATATGTCGGGGAAAACCAAGTCAGGAACCATGCAGTAGGAATCGAAACCTTCATCGGTCACCCACACTTAACCGACGGGCTATCCCTCGGACTGCGTGCCCATTATGTATTAATAGTGACATATGATTATACACGCACTGCAGAActgggggctgcagccccctccttttttttttttttttttttttggctggtAAACTTATACCTaaaccaaataaaaacaaaagcatgcaaatCGAGGGGAAAAAACCCGGAAGATCATACTACATCCATTAAATTTCTCAGGGGGAGGGGTGCCAATGAGATTGACCCGGTGACGGTCCCTTGGGCGGTCCCTCCTCCCTCCGtctgatgagaaaaaaaaaaaaaacgcaaaaaagaaagaaagaataaaagcaGGAAAGTATCGAAGAGTGcgtaataatattatatatacatgtagttacattAGTATATTATACAGAGGGTGAAAACTGACAAAAATTAGCCCATATTCAACCTTTCTAGCTTCTCTTGCTTTGATTCAGTAAATTCGTCCCTGACTATTTAAAGGGGATatagctagtaactgatcagcgGGAATCGGTGGGAATTCTGGGGGATGTTgctccaattcttgtgggattcatttaagagtattgttctgtgaaaattattcGGTTCAGAACAGTCTCCATATTCacgtaatgtgcagtttaatgccccgtcactgtacaggcatgctaacctggaactgttaaactgcacattacctgaatatgaggccattctgaagcaaatcattttcacacaacgacagatataatgtactcttaaatgaatcctacaaggattggaacaatcatcccccagcatccACTGATTCTCAGCGATCAGTAAACATTACTAGCCACCACCCTTTAATAACGATGTCGGAATTTCAGAGCCTGCAGGCTCATCTCAGCAGATGCAATCTTTCAAATACATCAATAATAGTAAAGGGTGACAATTGCTTCAAAAATCTGTCATCTTTATAGTGCATCTTCAACCCCCAGCATTAACATTCTTCTTGCTTTCATGCACTTATgagtgatcttttttttttttttttttttttttttctctctctcttaggtCCAAAACATTGCCACGATCATCCACTGACTTGGACTCTTCACTAAATTTCTGCAAAAACGTACGGTTCTTATTCAACCTTCGGTTAGCTGTATGGCCCGAATtgtctctctctatatataaaGGGGTCCAACCAAAGCGACATGAAAAGGCGCACTGGTGATGCAACATACAGGTAATCATCTATAGTATGTTATTGCTATATAAGGCTTATAACATTCTTGATGTTGttcataatattgataatggtgatgatgatgatgataataataataataataatgataatagtaataatagtaataataataataataataataataataataataataataataataataataataataataatgataataataataataataataataataataataataataataataataataataataacagtaatataaGCATAGTGGCTATACTAACTCTATggcgcacaggtccaccttgtcgtgctcatggcgcttcaaaattgaaaatatgataataaatgaCTATGACAATCTTTTTTATCTTAACATATTCATAGTCATCACTGATAGCATGATTGGTTATGGTTATCATCATCggccaaaaaaaagaaagaaaggaaaaagtcAAATACACTGTCGATTATCAGAGTATTTACGAAATTCATGATAATGTGTAATTCCGTATTTCGTCCTTAcatagaataataataataactgatAATTCAGAATAGAATGAAAAACGTGATGTTCAGAAATACATTCACTTCTCAACATTTCCATACACACGGTAATCATGGTAGTTTCGACAGGTGCCAGCATTTTGATTAACTTTCACGACCTGCTCGTGATTTCCGACTTTCTGTCGATTGTGCATACGCCGAGTGCAGAGAATCGGACGGTGTCGGCCCAGAATCTTTATGGATCGCGAACGAACCGGAACATGTGCGTTGCTATGAAGGATCAGTGCACGAACAACCCGTACGTGTACTAGTGAACGTACCGTGTGTACGTACAACTGTACTGATAGCTTTAGGAATCGGCCAGCCAGCCAGCAGCCAGCAGATCGCAGAGGAGCTACACTTATTTCAGTTTCAGTCACAGTTTATGAAATCTAGAGCTCAGACAATATAAAGCTGCCAAAAGGATAGGATTAACTTATCAAGATGGAACGACCGTCGGTTGAGCAAATGACGAAAGAAGCCTTTTACGATGACGCGAAGGTGTACTGGAAAGAGATTCCAGCCACGGTTGACGGAATGCTTGGCGGATTCGGTCACATATCGGGAGCAGACATCAACGGATCGTTGGAATTTCTCAAACCATTTTTGACGGTAACAAAATACATTTCCCTCCTACAGTATTAAGAATGCAAACGTAATATGCACACTGGGGCacatatgaatttttaaaagcGTACATCAAACTAAAGCGTGTTCcagttttcttttcaaagaaCCAGGTTAGCCGGTACAGGCGGTAGGCCTACTCGCTCGGTAGATAGCTAACTAAGTACCAACACGGAGATGGGTATGTGGGACTGCAatataaatgcacatttttgttaggcccccaaaaaacaaaacaaaaaacaacaacaaacaaacaatagcgTTAGGTCTAGACTATCTTGAAAGCTCCAGTAGGCCCTAATTTGATTCTCGAGGTGGTCTGGAGTATTCAGCAATACCAAtaattagaacacatcagcctACTttcttgaaattgaaattgatattgaacaaataaattgaaattgtatttgtattgtaaattttaattgaattgaaattgaatccTCTTTGATCTTTTTGGCCGTGATTTGATTTGTGGACTAGCGACTGTAAGTGTAGGTACTAACATTAATTAGTCAAAAATCCAGCACGAATGGCTGTATTAAAGGCCCACTAATTTACTTCCGATTCCGCATCTGTGCAGATATCTCAAATTCTTCTGAACCAGCAAACTGCACCAAAAGCAAAATCATGATATCAATGCCGACTTGTCGCTCGGAACAAGTCATTCTTCGCAAGCAATCACGGTAAACACTGCCTGTGATCTGAAACTGAAGTAAGCCATTTAATATTGTGCAACAAATATTCAGTTTCAAGTAACTGGGAGCAAAAAATCAATTTAACTATTCAATATCTTTCTGTTTATCATGTTATCCTAGTTTTCATTGCTACTGCATTTCAGTGCTTACAATATTTATGTCGAAGAAGGACAGTTTGTcaatgagtatatgaatataatgaaaacatatcgacggaagaatttcatgaatttgaataattaggcagtacccgctgcatgctacaaCTAAGGATTAGAACCACCACTTGCTGTTGGGCGGAAGCtgggtggtctagtggatataATGCCTGTccagagatcaggaggtcgtaggtttgaatccttcttgagtatgtacgcccatgattttttatcatggctacttgTGATACTTAAAAACACTCATCAATTCAGTTGTGTGCCCACCTTGAGTAAATTGTATCGGTATGAGTTGACTTGTATTCCTAAAGTAATGGTAAACATATTCCACTCCTTTGTTTCTGTCTGTGGTCTTTGGGGAAAGTGAGTAAGTTTATAGATTTTGACTGTATACATTGTTTTATGAGCAGTACTCAGACAGGCCTGCATATTGTCAATTGTAGTTTGTGAATGTGCCTTATGAAACGCATAGCCATAAAGGTCTTGTTGTAACTTTTTCCATGAGTCTCAAAAGAATTTGTCTTGTacagtatttttatttttatttatttatttattttttttttgtacagtgtTCATGGCCTGATAGAGTCCAGTCAGAAAGAGCCCTAGACTGTGGAGCTGGAATAGGACGAATTACCAAACACCTTCTTCTACCCCTCTTCCAGCATGTGGATATGGTTGAGCAGACTCAGAAGTTTCTTGATTCAGCCAAGTCGTATATCGGGGCCGAGTCAGAGCGGGTAGAGCGGCTCATTTGCCGGGGTCTGCAGGACTACAGCCCTCAGCCAGAGCACTACGATGTCATCTGGGTACAGTGGGTGCTCGGCCACCTCACCGACGACCACCTGATTCACTTCCTGCGGAGATGTAAGGCTGGCCTGACAGAAAATGGCATCATCTGCATCAAGGAGAACATCGCCCGCTCTGGAGTGGTGTTCGACGACCAGGACAGCAGTGTGACGCGTTCAGTAACCGAGCTGAGGAAGCTGTTTAAAGCAGCTGGGATGAAGATCATCAAGGAGGACACACAGAAAAACTTCCCGATTGGACTCTTCACCGTCAAAATGTTTGCCCTCAGATGATTATGCCCAAAGGCAGCAGGAGTTATGATATTAGTCTTCACTTTTTATTGAGGGCAAAAATCTCTTTTTGATATTGCCCTGTCATAAAGCACAGTCGCCCTAGCTTAATTGGAAAGAGTGGTGGACAAACTTTTCTTCGGCTTAAATAGGGCTCTCACTCAGTGATGGGTGGTATCTGACCCATGCCAATCACCCACCAgtcacatgcacatgcacatagaCACAGTCATAACAGAGCAgaattagagagagagatagagaaaatgTGTGCAGAATGTTTACACCAGTGTGTAACCTGACTGtcttcacacacacaatgcatgaACTACAGTACAAGTCTGAAGCACAATATGACTGCAAGCAAGATGATGTCCTTTGGTATTAAAAGTGCCACAAGCTGTCTCACTGTCAAATAGTGAATGCTAGTACTGCACAAGTCTTCTATAGGACTTTAGTTCAAAAGTTTGaagctgctttctttttttttttttataacggCCAGTTTGTTTAAACAAATTGTCACTTTGAAGAGGTTTATCCTGATTTGACACTGTTTTGAGTTTTGAAAGGCAGACGGGGATAAGTGTATGTGATCTGCTCTCTGATTTACATCACTGGTATTTGTTCAGaggtactgttttttttttatttttgttttaccagATATATATTCCAGCAGGTGTTTACTTTGAATATAGCGATTCTGTGAGGTTTCAGCTACACTAGGGACTTCTacgtgatgacgtcataatttcaTGATACTGCGTATGCTCCATGTTCTCTGGAATGTCAACCGCCAGAATTGAAAATGCATCCTTTAATGATTTCACATCCTCTCAGATTGAGAACAGGAATATTGATGGCAGCGCGTGCAGCTTGTATTTGGCGCGATGATTATGACGTCACCACATCTGTCATTTCACAGTCATCGTCGACTGAAATCTTTCATGGTTTTATTCTGGCATTAATGGGAGTTGTTGAGAATGTTGACTCACACTTTCGGGCAgccttttcatgtttttgtgaaCACTGATGTCATACAAAAGTTCAGTGGTCAATGAGAGGGTCAAAAAgtgaacatacattgtagtgaCCATTTGAGAGCTCTAGAAATGCATTATTGGACTCTTACATTTGTCTCTGCAACTCATCACTGACAATGTGTGTAAGAATTTCCTTTCTGTTACTCTTGATGTGGAGTAAAACTACAAGATCTTGTATTCAATTCCAAGTCATGTATTATATCCAGAGATTATTATGATAACAAGTATCATAGCTTTACATGCGTGATATGATGTGTATCATCAAATGGGATCCTTTTTATGCTTATTAAAAATTTCAGAAACATGTCTGTGGTGGATATTAAATTTGCGGCAAAATCAGTAACTGTAGTGGAGGAAAAGCAGAAGACCTCTATTGCAAGTGTTTTAGAATTGGAGTGAAATTGAATCAAACTGCTGCTTCATTAACCAAAGTGCCACATTCCATTAAAACCTACCTGGTATGCATTTTTGAAAAGAGGTAGGGCATGGTAAGAGAAATgggttttccctttctttctgaCATCTGTTGTCCCATTCATACAAGATTAAACCATTAGCAGCTACAGGTCAATGTCAACCTCGGCTCCTGGAAAGATGCAGTATATTTTGCATAATAATGCATGGGTTGAGTCAAATATGCCTTGTGTTACTTTTAATACAGATTAATTTGCAGATTAGGGTGCTACAGAGACAATATCTTGTATTAAAAGAAGCAAGTACACATATATTTAACGTGAccgtgcattacaaaatgaacaaaaagtcgcagccCTTGATTCTACGTGAGGACctcaaaaaggtgaaacaggttgaccaagtcaatcttgagtttttcatactttctgaaagagttaaTCTTCGACTAAATTATTCTTAAGTTGGGTGTCATATTAAAGgaattggaaagtgtgttttcagtgGTTTTTCTGCAACCCCTTAGAATCTACTCTTTCAATACCTGCCCTTAACtagaaatccatgtctggcgactttttgttggttttgtgatgcagagtcacatatgcAGTAGCAGCCACATATGGTTCAGTTATTTTAGATGGGTGTGTGTAAGCAACATAGAGGTTCATAGGTGGAGGACTTTTAGATAGAGTTAACAGGACCACTGGAAAGAGTGATCACAATATATAGTgtaatatgggggggggggggggggatataccTGTGATTTGGGGAGTGGGCCAAGGAGATGAAATATATACTTCATAAAAGTCCACTGTGTCAATGTTGAAACTAAAgccattgtacatgtagttcattgAGATATATCTTGAGATCTCAGTATATATCTCTATATTGTAGATgctgtaaaaatggaaatttcacGCAAGTTatttttcacgcttggctgGATAatatgaattttgcatgtttttgattttgtagAATCAAATTTAAAGTATTAAACTAAAAAATTACATGCTGTTAGTGTTGTATTCATGCTAGTTTTAGGCATGCTAGTTGTAGGTTGTGCAAAATAGGCAAAAATATCTAGTTTTACAGAACTTATACTTGATTGGACTGCTCTTAAGGTTTCCGTTGATAGATGGGCATCATTTGTAGCTGGTGTAGTTCTCAAAGATAGCATTTCTCAGTGTCATGGCAATAAAGCTAGGGGAGAGAACACTATGCTTggtcatgaaaaaaataatctatATTTGCCCAACAACATTTTATGCTGAGGTGAGAGGTGGGACTCGTGGGAGATGTTTTTATCTTATTCTACATGCAGTTGACTCTTCTGAGTAAAAAGCATTCACCTATTTAGGATATGCTCACTACAtttaaagcaaaaaaagaaaaaagaaaaaaaaaagacaattgagagcatgaaaataataacactACATGTACTAGTTCGTACTAATTCAAGGGTCTGTATTGGCTGAAGCCTCAGTTATCTCAGGTTTCAGGAAAAGGCATGGACGTTTAATTTGTTAATTAATATATTaaattgtttgctttttcttcatttatttacttgttATTCATTAGGTtgtgcatctatctaattatgtgtatttttttttttttaaatagatctGCAGAGTTGACTTTACCCACAAAAAACCCCAGTCCAGGTCTGTAGTGAGTATTTTAGGCCTGTAATCGCTACCTCAACTCTTCAATTTACTGTGCTTCCAAGAACAGGCCACAGACTCAGTGTTCAACCCCCCTTCCCATCCCCACCCCAGGCATATTTACCAGAACAGGCTCTAAACTTGGTGTTACAGTTTGTTCCGACATGCATGGATGCAACTTATATACAGCTTTAACCATTCCAGCAGTGAAAAATAGGTGTATTGaaatctatgtacatgtatggattTCTTTTTAGTGGTGCACAACTGTTGTGGTTGCctatgtatacatacaaacagGCGATTCATTTTGTCATGAAAATAGTGTTAATGTGTGGAAAAATCTACCATAGATGGTAAGTTTCAGCATAGACACTAACTGACTTTGAGAAATGAAAGCATTTTAATATTTCATCCATATTTTTTCAGTAGTACAGTGTAATTAagtgtgtttttatgcctccgccaccaagtggtgccggaggcattatgtttttgggttgtctgtccttccgtccgtccataatgaattttgtggacagcgtaactaaaaaaccttttgaggtgtcctaatgaaacttggcatgtatgtgtattagggggtgaagttgtgcctatcaacttttggatgcacatgttcaaggtcaaaggtcaaggtcaaatgcttaaaattttgAATGCTTGAAAtgcttgaaacttagtacatatttatgcatgctCTGCccgacagtgattctcttatgaattttaggtcaggggccagatgaaaatggtaacaatttactattcaatacagaaattgcactttttctccataccttgaaaattactcaatgcataaacttatgaaagggtcaaagtcaagttaaagtccttaaatccccaaatacatgctctcctattcatccaatttaaacctaggtcaaggaaggtgaacattcaacacatttgtgacaaatatgtcattttaatattttgccaattttgtgaaaatgtaatcacacattgtccacaataacatgtactatagacccattaggagaatcatgcattatggcggaggcataccagtcgccatagcgacatttcgaGTTTAATTGTGCACTTTTTCCCCCGCTATaccatgaaatgaaaaagaagttaTTCATTGTATATAATGTCACATATATAGTACTACTGAGGTTGGAAAACTCCACTTTTTAAATCCTTAGTTGCAGTTAAAAGAgtgaaatcattaattttttttttttaaaataaaaaccctcaaacaaaccaaaggcAGGTTTCCCTAGGTGTCCCTGGATGCCTTGTAGATATAGGTGTCCCTGGATTCCTTTTAGATATGGTATAGtgccacatacattgtataatgattCACTGACAATAGTAGTGACCTCCACAGTTAGTACTTTGCGTAATTTGTCACTGATTTACTCAGTACGGGGAACCTTGCTACGCCCAGGACCTAAAAGCCATTACAATTACCTAGTTAGGTCGAGTTCTCACTATGCAAAGTAGGggtacaaaaacaaaggaatatAATGAGTTGGAACCTCAAAATCACCTTGTTGTATGAGGATTCTATTATATCCGACCTCTTTACGATGAGATTCCACTCTATCATTTCTTTATTGCTTGTTGTATCTCTGACCTGTTGGTTGTACCTCTctagtatatatattttttttttttgattttgattttattggttcctgcattatatcattgctcatgcagatacataaacatatatcatatacattaatggtaccatacatataaatggatatacatgaacAGTAGTTGCTAATAAAATTAGttttttcattacctttagaatatacagcaatacatttcttcattgcctgtacataaatgtccaacagaacagtgatgcaatgaataacgcagaagggctacagcttaagcattgcttgatttgcatgcagccctcgtacataatacataacatataggaaaatagggAAGGGATGACTTGAATAGAGATagggataggagaaaggagagaggagaggtctatCTGCTTTCACTATTACACAAAGTTAGAACACCTGGATCTCTGAATAgcaaagcatggcaaagtattttctcaccgaggttcaggtgaacagttacaggtcatggtcggttacataacattacgcaataaattcagaacaacgataattccacgagggaatttcatatacaatacaatttcaatgacattataagatcactgatatccagagagcagcattgtctttacagctttcttgaaagaatacatagactttaaagttcgaatttctgaaggaagagagttccaaatatcaggtccagtgtgtctgatagatttcagagccatcaccgttttaggattttgtagatgaaatttatcagattgccttgtgggataagaatgtatatccttgtttaaatgaaataatgagaaaaaagaagatggcaactgaccgttatacaaacgaaacataaaaagtgaattttgcaaaaaattaatatcatttacctttagtgtttttaattctacgaacaaaggatctgaatggtcccgataacctgaattggtgcatatacgaattgctttcttttgcagaagcaatatactgtcaatgtgacttttcgcagttgcccaaacaatgttacaatatgagatgttcgataatatcaaggaattataaagcataaataaaatattctttgggacataatacttaagcttacagattataccaacgttacgagacactttatctgagatatattgcacatgagcattccatttcaaattttcattgatatatattccaaggaatttgacactttctttttgttccaataatataccatccaccataatattcaaatggtgcatttcatttttatgcttcttattgtgaaaatgaataaaatttgtcttttttaagttgagtgacaatctattgctcttaaaccatgtagataatttcggcaattcagtattaagagttcttaaaagcgactgaaaatcagaattggaacaaaatacattggtgtcatcggcgaacagaatatattgcagtaacttagaagaatttgtgatatcatttatatacactagaaatagtagtggtcccaatatggatccttgtgggacgccacacAATGTATAGGTAAAACTTCAGAATTTACCGATTCATAGTATACATATTGCTG comes from Diadema setosum chromosome 17, eeDiaSeto1, whole genome shotgun sequence and encodes:
- the LOC140240953 gene encoding N-terminal Xaa-Pro-Lys N-methyltransferase 1-like; its protein translation is MERPSVEQMTKEAFYDDAKVYWKEIPATVDGMLGGFGHISGADINGSLEFLKPFLTCSWPDRVQSERALDCGAGIGRITKHLLLPLFQHVDMVEQTQKFLDSAKSYIGAESERVERLICRGLQDYSPQPEHYDVIWVQWVLGHLTDDHLIHFLRRCKAGLTENGIICIKENIARSGVVFDDQDSSVTRSVTELRKLFKAAGMKIIKEDTQKNFPIGLFTVKMFALR